One segment of Alistipes finegoldii DSM 17242 DNA contains the following:
- a CDS encoding nucleoside permease, whose amino-acid sequence MGIKFRLIVMNFLQYAIWGSWLISLGAYLGGGLDFTGLQIGSFFATMGIASLFMPAVMGIIADRWIPAQKLLGICHLISGAFLVAAASQTAYAPLYSCMLLSVMFYMPTIALSNSVAYNALDLAKLDTVKHFPPIRVWGTVGFIAAMWFVDLTHIGGIQIKLTAWQLYVSAFLSFVLAVYSFSLPGCPVDRNVKSQSWIDTLGLRAFALFKEKRMAVFFIFSMLLGAALQITNAFGDTYIQNFGSMPQYADSAIVKHSVILLSLSQMSETFCILLIPFFLRRFGIKKVMLISMLAWVLRFGFFGIGNPGSGAAFLILSMVVYGVAFDFFNISGSLFVEKETSREIRSSAQGVFMIMTNGFGAFFGSYAAGAVVDAWGWPDSWYIFAGYALVVAVVFALVFKYKHNPAEMASVKH is encoded by the coding sequence ATGGGAATTAAGTTTCGCCTTATCGTTATGAACTTCCTCCAGTACGCCATCTGGGGCTCGTGGCTTATTTCGCTGGGCGCCTATCTGGGCGGCGGACTCGACTTCACGGGACTGCAGATCGGCAGTTTCTTCGCGACGATGGGCATCGCTTCGCTGTTCATGCCTGCCGTAATGGGAATCATAGCCGACCGCTGGATTCCGGCGCAGAAGCTGCTGGGCATCTGCCACCTGATCAGCGGCGCCTTCCTCGTGGCGGCGGCTTCGCAGACGGCCTATGCGCCTTTGTATAGTTGCATGCTGCTGAGCGTGATGTTCTACATGCCGACGATCGCGCTGTCCAACTCGGTGGCCTACAACGCCCTCGATCTGGCGAAACTCGACACCGTGAAACACTTTCCGCCGATCCGCGTGTGGGGGACCGTGGGATTCATCGCCGCGATGTGGTTCGTCGATCTGACGCATATCGGCGGCATCCAGATCAAGCTCACCGCTTGGCAGCTCTATGTTTCGGCGTTCCTGTCGTTCGTGCTGGCCGTCTACTCCTTCTCGCTGCCCGGATGTCCCGTGGACCGCAACGTCAAGTCGCAGTCGTGGATCGACACGCTGGGGCTGCGCGCATTCGCGCTTTTCAAGGAGAAGCGTATGGCCGTCTTCTTCATCTTCTCGATGCTGCTCGGCGCCGCTCTGCAGATAACCAACGCTTTCGGCGATACCTATATTCAGAACTTCGGGTCGATGCCGCAGTATGCCGATTCGGCGATCGTGAAACACTCGGTGATCCTGCTGTCGCTCTCGCAGATGTCCGAGACGTTCTGCATCCTGCTCATCCCGTTCTTCCTCCGGCGTTTCGGCATCAAGAAGGTGATGCTGATTTCGATGCTGGCGTGGGTGCTCCGCTTCGGATTCTTCGGCATCGGCAATCCCGGTTCGGGCGCGGCGTTCCTGATCCTCTCGATGGTCGTGTACGGCGTGGCGTTCGATTTCTTCAACATTTCGGGTTCGCTGTTCGTCGAGAAGGAGACCAGCCGCGAAATCCGTTCTTCGGCGCAGGGCGTCTTCATGATCATGACCAACGGCTTCGGCGCCTTCTTCGGCTCGTACGCTGCAGGCGCCGTCGTCGATGCGTGGGGCTGGCCCGATTCGTGGTACATCTTCGCAGGCTACGCCCTCGTGGTGGCCGTGGTCTTCGCCTTGGTGTTCAAATACAAGCACAACCCCGCGGAGATGGCGTCGGTGAAGCATTAA
- a CDS encoding MlaD family protein, with the protein MKREVKIGIFAVAMIGVAWAGIRFLKGFDIFSRNVEYYAAYDQINGVQNASPIMMKGVKIGSVTGLSFDPARSDKVVLRFTIKREYRIPTDSEAKIFSNGLMGAKAIEITYGRADTYLHKGDTLRASRDRDLMDMAGSELDFFKQKVSQLTGDLSRALDNLNRLMEDNAGNIAGTLGNLNSVTGDMAQILSAEKNNLKSALENLSKFSDMLGDNAQRVDSIIGNVDRVVAQFSEEEFAVKLSQTVGHLDDLVARIAQGEGTVGKLMNDPELYDSLNRASENLSALLADVKQYPGRYVHLSLFGRNPEKMKERADRKAAKAAEKAERDSLRRLR; encoded by the coding sequence ATGAAAAGGGAAGTTAAGATCGGAATTTTCGCCGTGGCGATGATCGGCGTCGCATGGGCGGGTATTCGCTTTCTGAAAGGATTCGATATTTTCAGCCGCAATGTCGAATATTATGCGGCTTACGACCAGATCAACGGCGTGCAGAACGCTTCGCCGATCATGATGAAGGGCGTCAAGATCGGTTCGGTGACGGGTCTGTCGTTCGACCCCGCCCGCAGCGACAAAGTCGTGCTGCGGTTCACCATCAAGCGCGAATACCGCATTCCGACCGATTCGGAAGCCAAGATTTTCAGCAACGGGCTGATGGGCGCCAAGGCGATCGAAATAACCTACGGCAGGGCCGACACCTACCTGCACAAGGGGGATACGCTGCGGGCGAGCCGCGACCGCGACCTGATGGACATGGCCGGTTCGGAGCTGGATTTCTTCAAGCAGAAAGTCTCGCAGCTCACCGGCGATCTGTCGCGTGCGCTCGACAACCTCAACAGGCTGATGGAGGACAACGCCGGCAATATCGCCGGGACGCTCGGCAACCTCAACTCCGTGACGGGCGACATGGCGCAGATACTTTCCGCCGAGAAAAACAACCTGAAAAGCGCGCTGGAGAACCTTTCGAAGTTCTCCGACATGCTCGGCGACAACGCCCAGCGCGTGGACAGCATCATCGGCAATGTAGACCGGGTCGTCGCGCAGTTCTCCGAAGAGGAGTTCGCCGTCAAACTTTCGCAGACTGTCGGGCATCTCGACGATCTGGTGGCCCGCATCGCGCAGGGCGAGGGCACGGTGGGCAAGCTGATGAACGATCCCGAACTTTACGATTCGCTCAACCGGGCCAGCGAGAATCTCTCCGCACTGCTGGCCGACGTCAAACAGTATCCGGGCCGTTACGTCCATCTTTCGCTCTTCGGGCGCAACCCTGAGAAGATGAAGGAGCGGGCCGACCGGAAGGCCGCGAAGGCCGCCGAGAAAGCCGAGCGCGATTCGCTCAGGCGGCTGCGGTAG
- a CDS encoding nitroreductase family protein: MENTIRVNDAICIRCGRCVKVCPSQIFVQEKAGAAVTLHKPENCIVCGHCAAACPTGAVEHADFPAEKVHPIDYAALPTPEQVELLLAVRRSNRAFSQRPVPQEYLDRIVAAADRAPTATNARQLGYTLVTDPAMRREIVEYTLGVFGRIVKRLSNPLVRPWLSRLLPGVYRYIPAFRRMRREYAEQGVDRILRGATAVLFIHAPKESRFGAEDANLAYQNASLTAESLGVSQVYMGFVLTAVRQDGKGGLNRMLGLRDRRICAVMALGMPQFRYPNYIDRKEPEVRKI, encoded by the coding sequence ATGGAGAATACGATTCGAGTAAATGATGCGATCTGCATCCGCTGCGGCCGCTGCGTGAAGGTGTGCCCGTCGCAGATTTTCGTTCAGGAGAAGGCCGGGGCTGCGGTGACGCTGCATAAACCCGAAAACTGCATCGTCTGCGGCCATTGCGCGGCGGCATGTCCCACGGGGGCGGTCGAACATGCCGATTTCCCGGCGGAGAAGGTGCATCCGATCGACTATGCGGCTTTGCCGACGCCCGAACAGGTCGAACTGCTGCTCGCCGTGCGGCGTTCGAACCGCGCTTTTTCCCAGCGTCCCGTGCCGCAGGAGTATCTGGACCGCATCGTTGCCGCCGCCGACCGCGCGCCGACGGCGACCAACGCCCGCCAGCTGGGTTATACGCTGGTGACGGACCCCGCTATGCGGCGCGAAATCGTCGAATATACGCTGGGCGTTTTCGGCCGGATCGTGAAGCGTCTGTCTAACCCGCTCGTGCGGCCTTGGCTGAGCCGGCTGCTGCCGGGCGTTTACCGTTACATTCCGGCGTTCAGACGGATGCGCCGCGAATATGCGGAGCAGGGCGTCGACCGCATTTTGCGGGGTGCGACGGCTGTGCTGTTCATCCATGCGCCCAAGGAGAGCCGCTTCGGCGCCGAGGACGCGAACCTCGCTTATCAGAACGCCTCGCTGACGGCCGAATCGCTCGGTGTGAGTCAGGTCTACATGGGATTCGTGCTGACCGCCGTGCGGCAGGACGGGAAAGGCGGGCTGAACCGGATGCTGGGACTTCGAGACCGCCGTATCTGCGCTGTCATGGCGCTCGGCATGCCGCAGTTCCGCTATCCGAACTACATCGACCGCAAAGAACCTGAAGTCCGGAAAATTTAG
- a CDS encoding putative LPS assembly protein LptD, which produces MDKLRVKYLFSAALILLFAQLVFGASAPRSVFAAAAPDSTRTHDSIPAYTLPEAAAEVPEAARTRSERRAQARAAREKARRHAEFEAMSQEERDSMFSSQVDSLIARRADSLAGRQADTVARDSVKRPRKPGAFLDDPISGKNKDSLVYDVRNKMVYIYNEGDVTYQNSNLKADYMQIDMNSKLIHAYGKPDSLEGKAIVTKPEFSDGGEAPYKMDTITYNLESKKAKIKGVATQQGDGWLVGGSVKKMPDNTINIENGKYTTCDETDHPHFYLAMTKAKVIPGKKVVTGPAYLVMEDVPIYFLGIPEGFFPISSGPKSGLLMPTYGEEYTKGFFLRDLGYYFTLGDYADLAVRGGIYTLGSWEASAASRYIKRYKYSGSFNMQYSNIKTGEKGEPDYIKQSNFRIQWTHSQDPKANPGSTFSASVNFATSGYSKYSATNLNDILATQTNSSIAYSKNWAGTPFSLSANMSISQNSQNKTISVTLPTLVFNVSRFYPFKRKEKTGKDRWYEKISMQYTGKMTNSVSTTEDKIFSKETLDNMKNGIEHNIPVSASFNLFNYINISPSANYNEKWYFKKVELEWNPVTNSVDTLPAQYGFYRLYNYNFSVSTSTTVYGMYDFTKKRRDRKIQAIRHTITPSIGFSYAPDFGDPKYGYQSNYQSDSTGTFRPYSPYSVNAYGVPSSGRSMSMNFSLSQNLEMKVLSKRDTSGVKKIKLIDELRLSGSYNFLADSMGLSTIPISFRTTLFGNFGINLSATLNLYKLTPDGKLYDKLFLPGRIESTGWSFGYTFKSRQDRTERAINDITSIPPEYMNPFYDPYGNMDPVLRRQYMAQTYYDFSLPWNFGFNYTVNYSISRGNYPPKGYKKNITQTIGFNGSVNLTPKTGVTFQGGYDIKQNKLTTSSVSISRDLHCWQMSFSWIPFGYHRSWSFNIGVKAASLSDLKYDKSQSMYDNMY; this is translated from the coding sequence TTGGATAAACTTAGGGTAAAATATCTGTTTTCGGCGGCGCTGATCCTGCTCTTCGCCCAGCTGGTGTTCGGCGCGTCCGCACCCCGGAGCGTGTTCGCCGCAGCCGCCCCGGACAGCACCCGCACCCACGATTCCATTCCGGCATATACCCTTCCGGAAGCCGCGGCCGAAGTTCCCGAAGCCGCCCGCACACGCAGCGAACGTCGCGCGCAGGCACGGGCCGCCCGCGAGAAAGCCCGCCGCCACGCCGAATTCGAAGCCATGTCGCAGGAGGAGCGCGACTCGATGTTCAGTTCACAGGTCGATTCGCTCATCGCCCGCCGGGCCGACTCGCTGGCCGGCAGGCAGGCCGACACCGTGGCCCGCGACTCGGTCAAGCGGCCGCGCAAGCCCGGCGCCTTCCTCGACGATCCGATTTCGGGCAAGAACAAGGACTCGCTGGTGTACGACGTCCGCAACAAGATGGTCTACATCTACAACGAAGGCGACGTCACCTATCAGAACAGCAACCTCAAGGCCGACTACATGCAGATCGACATGAACTCCAAGCTGATCCACGCATACGGCAAACCCGACTCGCTCGAAGGCAAGGCCATCGTCACCAAACCCGAATTCTCCGACGGCGGCGAAGCCCCCTACAAGATGGACACGATCACCTACAACCTCGAATCGAAGAAGGCCAAGATCAAGGGCGTGGCGACACAGCAGGGCGACGGCTGGCTGGTGGGCGGCAGCGTCAAGAAGATGCCCGACAACACGATCAACATCGAGAACGGAAAATATACGACCTGCGACGAAACGGACCATCCGCACTTCTATCTGGCGATGACCAAGGCCAAGGTCATTCCGGGCAAGAAGGTCGTCACGGGGCCGGCCTATCTGGTCATGGAGGACGTGCCGATCTATTTTCTGGGCATTCCCGAAGGCTTCTTCCCGATCAGTTCGGGTCCCAAGTCGGGTCTGCTGATGCCCACCTACGGCGAAGAGTACACCAAGGGATTCTTCCTGCGCGATCTGGGCTACTACTTCACGCTGGGCGATTACGCCGATCTGGCCGTCCGCGGCGGTATCTACACGCTCGGTTCGTGGGAGGCGTCGGCCGCATCGCGCTACATCAAGCGCTACAAGTACAGCGGCAGTTTCAACATGCAGTACTCGAACATCAAGACGGGAGAGAAAGGCGAACCCGACTATATCAAGCAGAGCAACTTCCGCATCCAGTGGACCCATTCGCAGGACCCCAAGGCCAACCCCGGTTCGACCTTCTCGGCGTCGGTGAACTTCGCCACCAGCGGTTACAGCAAGTATTCGGCGACCAACCTCAACGACATTCTCGCCACGCAGACCAACTCGTCGATCGCCTATTCGAAGAACTGGGCCGGCACACCGTTCTCGCTCTCGGCGAACATGTCCATTTCGCAGAACTCGCAGAACAAGACCATTTCGGTAACCCTGCCCACGCTGGTCTTCAACGTCTCGCGCTTCTACCCCTTCAAACGCAAGGAGAAAACCGGCAAGGACCGCTGGTACGAGAAGATTTCGATGCAGTACACGGGTAAAATGACCAACTCGGTGAGCACCACCGAGGACAAAATATTCTCGAAGGAGACGCTCGACAACATGAAGAACGGCATCGAACACAACATCCCGGTTTCGGCGTCGTTCAACCTCTTCAACTACATCAACATCTCGCCGTCGGCCAACTACAACGAGAAGTGGTATTTCAAAAAGGTCGAGCTGGAATGGAATCCCGTCACCAACAGCGTCGACACGCTGCCGGCACAGTACGGCTTCTACCGTCTATACAACTACAACTTCAGCGTCTCGACATCGACGACCGTGTACGGCATGTACGACTTCACCAAAAAACGCCGCGACCGCAAGATTCAGGCAATCCGCCATACGATCACGCCGTCGATCGGATTCTCGTACGCCCCGGACTTCGGCGATCCCAAATACGGCTATCAGAGCAACTACCAGTCCGATTCGACCGGTACGTTCCGCCCCTATTCGCCCTATTCGGTCAATGCCTACGGCGTCCCCAGTTCGGGACGTTCGATGTCGATGAACTTCTCGCTGTCGCAGAACCTCGAAATGAAGGTGCTGAGCAAGCGCGACACCTCAGGCGTCAAGAAGATCAAACTGATCGACGAGCTGCGGCTCAGCGGTTCGTATAACTTTCTGGCCGACTCGATGGGACTCTCGACCATCCCCATCTCGTTCCGCACCACGCTGTTCGGCAACTTCGGCATCAACCTCTCGGCGACGCTCAACCTCTACAAGCTGACCCCCGACGGAAAACTGTACGACAAGCTCTTCCTTCCGGGACGTATCGAATCGACGGGCTGGTCGTTCGGCTACACCTTCAAATCGCGTCAGGACCGTACGGAACGCGCCATCAACGACATCACGAGCATTCCGCCCGAATACATGAACCCGTTCTACGACCCCTACGGCAACATGGACCCCGTACTGCGAAGGCAGTACATGGCCCAAACCTATTACGACTTCTCGCTGCCGTGGAACTTCGGTTTCAACTACACGGTCAACTACTCCATATCGCGGGGAAATTATCCGCCCAAAGGCTATAAAAAGAACATTACGCAGACGATCGGCTTCAACGGCAGCGTCAATCTGACGCCGAAGACGGGCGTCACGTTCCAAGGCGGTTACGACATCAAGCAAAACAAGCTGACGACCTCGTCGGTCTCCATTTCGCGCGACCTGCACTGCTGGCAGATGTCCTTTTCATGGATTCCGTTCGGCTACCACCGCAGCTGGAGTTTCAACATCGGCGTCAAGGCGGCGTCGCTCTCCGACCTCAAATACGACAAGAGTCAGAGTATGTACGACAATATGTACTAA
- a CDS encoding N-acetylmuramoyl-L-alanine amidase has protein sequence MRTRLFLLFAFAAVTVLTNAASAGNIAHGVEVVVIDPGHGGNDPGAHYGGTSEKDLTLKVALKLGKMIEEGMPGVKVVYTRKTDKALGPDKAKDLQARADIANKAGGDLFISIHVNAAKSTAARGVETLIMGESPKEQRYNENALFENNREDLIDMSDERTAAIVRAYIQNLQFTYGEYSMAIARCIQNNYLKAGRHSRGIKPQLLRVLYATDMPGVLTEIGFLSNSQEAAYMKSEKGQTEIARSIYEGVKNYSAYVLETRNAEEEAAAAPKPEQKPEQVVVGKEPVRGAGGKAGAKDSAAKSESVTAPAERETSETQTPKTETPKAGAPKRETPKAETPKQPAPKQDAQPLRYTVQVLASPQTVPASSARFKSYRGKVKQYTADGKYRYKYCVGEYETRAAAQKQLAAVRKVFPDAFVVSCRGTRIVK, from the coding sequence ATGCGCACACGACTGTTCCTGTTATTCGCATTTGCGGCCGTAACCGTTCTTACGAACGCGGCATCGGCCGGGAATATTGCGCACGGAGTCGAAGTTGTGGTGATCGACCCCGGTCACGGCGGCAACGATCCCGGTGCGCACTACGGCGGAACCAGCGAAAAGGACCTGACGCTGAAGGTGGCTCTCAAGCTCGGCAAAATGATCGAGGAGGGCATGCCCGGCGTGAAGGTGGTCTATACGCGCAAGACGGACAAGGCGCTGGGACCCGACAAGGCGAAAGACCTGCAGGCGCGCGCCGACATCGCCAACAAGGCCGGCGGCGACCTCTTCATTTCGATCCATGTCAATGCGGCCAAGTCCACGGCCGCGCGCGGCGTCGAGACGCTGATCATGGGCGAAAGCCCCAAGGAGCAGCGTTACAACGAAAACGCGCTGTTCGAGAACAACCGCGAGGACCTGATCGACATGTCCGACGAACGTACGGCGGCCATCGTGCGGGCCTATATCCAGAACCTGCAGTTCACCTACGGCGAATACAGCATGGCCATCGCGCGCTGCATTCAGAACAACTACCTGAAGGCGGGCCGCCATTCGCGGGGCATCAAACCCCAGCTGCTGCGCGTGCTCTATGCGACCGACATGCCGGGCGTGCTGACCGAGATCGGATTCCTCTCCAATTCGCAGGAGGCTGCCTACATGAAGTCGGAGAAGGGCCAGACCGAGATCGCCCGTTCGATTTACGAGGGCGTGAAGAACTATTCGGCCTATGTGCTCGAAACGCGCAACGCCGAAGAGGAGGCCGCTGCGGCGCCTAAGCCGGAGCAGAAACCGGAGCAAGTGGTCGTCGGCAAGGAGCCTGTGCGCGGGGCCGGCGGAAAGGCGGGGGCGAAGGACTCCGCCGCCAAATCCGAATCCGTGACTGCGCCGGCAGAGCGGGAGACGTCCGAAACGCAGACGCCGAAAACGGAGACTCCCAAGGCCGGCGCCCCGAAGCGTGAGACGCCGAAAGCCGAAACCCCGAAGCAGCCGGCTCCGAAACAGGACGCGCAGCCGCTGCGCTATACCGTGCAGGTGCTGGCCAGCCCCCAGACCGTGCCGGCTTCGTCCGCGCGGTTCAAGAGCTACCGCGGCAAGGTGAAACAATATACGGCCGACGGCAAATACCGTTATAAGTATTGCGTCGGCGAATACGAGACCCGCGCTGCGGCGCAGAAACAACTGGCGGCGGTGCGCAAGGTCTTCCCCGACGCCTTTGTGGTGAGCTGCCGGGGAACTCGGATCGTGAAATAA
- a CDS encoding GNAT family N-acetyltransferase, with translation MHPIVIKHFSEISAAEYHRIVQAREAVFFLEQHITEPDADEVDPQSVFLWTEEDGRVVAFLRIIPAGIVGAEASVGRVLVDAGYRRRGLCRRLMHEALRHIARTWGPQPVRISAQEYLVGFYASLGFEAVSGTYLEAGIPHVRMLRR, from the coding sequence ATGCACCCCATCGTCATCAAACATTTCAGCGAAATCTCCGCCGCCGAGTACCACCGCATCGTGCAGGCCCGCGAAGCCGTCTTTTTCCTCGAACAGCACATCACCGAACCCGACGCCGACGAGGTCGATCCGCAGAGCGTCTTTCTCTGGACGGAGGAGGACGGCCGCGTCGTCGCATTCCTGCGGATCATCCCCGCAGGGATCGTCGGCGCCGAGGCATCCGTCGGACGGGTGCTGGTAGACGCCGGTTACCGCCGCCGCGGGTTGTGCCGCCGCCTGATGCACGAAGCCCTGCGGCATATCGCCCGGACGTGGGGTCCGCAGCCCGTCCGCATCTCGGCGCAGGAGTACCTCGTCGGATTTTACGCATCGCTGGGCTTCGAAGCCGTTTCCGGGACCTACCTCGAAGCCGGCATCCCGCATGTCAGGATGCTGAGACGGTAA